The Pseudomonas sp. HOU2 DNA window TGCACGGCGGTCTCGCACTGGCGGCATTGGCATCGGTTAAAGGCGCACGTATCTTGCGTGTCCATGATGTGGCGGAAACGGTAGACGTGGTGCGCATGCTCGCAGCCGTGGAATCAGCCGAATAAGAATGATGGAGCACTTATGAGCAAGAAATACTTTGGTACTGACGGTATTCGTGGTCGTGTCGGTGAATATCCGATCACTCCTGACTTCATGCTCAAGCTCGGCTGGGCGGCGGGTATGGCCTTTCGCAAGATGGGCGCCTGCAAGGTGCTGGTCGGCAAGGACACGCGCATTTCTGGCTACATGTTCGAATCGGCGCTTGAAGCAGGCCTGACATCGGCGGGCGCCGATGTGATGTTGCTCGGTCCGATGCCGACGCCGGCGATTGCCTATCTGGCGCGCACGTTCCAGGCCGAGGCGGGGATCGTGATCAGTGCTTCGCACAACCCGCATGACGATAACGGCATCAAGTTTTTCTCCGGCAAGGGCACCAAGCTGCCTGATGAGCTGGAGCTGATGATCGAAGAGCTGCTCGATACTCCGATGACTGTTGTCGAGTCGAGCAAGATCGGCAAGGTGTCGCGCATCAACGACGCCTCCGGCCGCTACATCGAATTCTGTAAAAGCAGTGTGCCGACCGGTACCAGTTTTTCCGGTTTGAAGATCGTTATCGACTGTGCACACGGTGCGACCTACAAGGTTGCTCCAAGTGTTTTTCGTGAGTTGGGTGCGGAAGTGGTCGTGCTCTCGGCTCAACCCAATGGTCTGAACATCAATGATAATTGCGGTTCGACCCATATGGGTCAGCTGCAAGCCGCCGTTCTCGCTGAGCATGCTGATCTGGGTATCGCCTTTGACGGTGACGGTGATCGGGTGCTGATGGTTGATCATACGGGGGCCATCGTTGATGGCGACGAGTTGCTGTTCATCATTGCCCGGGATCTGCACGGGCGCGGTAAATTGCAGGGCGGCGTAGTCGGCACGCTGATGAGTAACCTCGGTCTGGAGCTCGCTCTGGCAGAACTCTCGATTCCGTTCATTCGCGCCAACGTAGGCGACCGTTACGTGATTGCCGAGCTGCTCGAGCGTAACTGGCTGGTCGGTGGTGAGAACTCGGGGCATATCGTCTGCTTCAATCACACCACCACGGGTGATGCGATCATTGCAGCGTTGCAGGTGCTGATGGCGCTTAAAACCCGAAACGAAGGGTTGGCGCAAACGCGTCAGGCCTTGCGCAAGTGCCCTCAGGTGCTGATCAATGTGCGTTTTGGGGGCGGTGAAAGTCCGCTTGAGCATCCGGCTGTCAAGGAAGCCAGTGCGCGTGTCACCCAGGCAATGGCCGGGCGTGGGCGGGTACTTCTGCGCAAGTCCGGTACAGAGCCTTTGGTGCGCGTGATGGTCGAAGGTGAGGATGAAACTCAGGTTCGTACCTATGCCGAGGAACTGGCAAAACTGGTAAGTGAAGTTTCTGCCTGATTCGGCTTGCCAGTCATGATTGTGTTGGGTAACATCTGCGCCCACTTTGACCGACGAGGTACAGCATGCGTCGCCCTATGGTAGCTGGTAACTGGAAGATGCACGGTACCCGCGCCAGCGTCGCTGAGCTGATCAACGGCCTTCGTCATCTGGCCTTGCCAAGCGGTGTTGATGTCGCGGTATTCCCGCCTTGCTTGCATATCAATCAAGTGATTGATGGCTTGAAAGGCAAATCGATTTCGGTCGGTGCGCAGAATTCTGCGGTGGAATCCATGCAAGGTGCATTGACCGGTGAGATTGCACCGAGTCAGTTGGTGGATGCAGGTTGTTCCCTGGTGCTTGTCGGGCACTCCGAACGCCGCCAGATAATGGGCGAGCGAGACGGGATGCTGAATCGCAAGTTCGCAGCGGCACAGGCATGTGGCTTGATTCCGGTGTTGTGTGTAGGGGAGACCCTCGAGCAGC harbors:
- the glmM gene encoding phosphoglucosamine mutase; protein product: MSKKYFGTDGIRGRVGEYPITPDFMLKLGWAAGMAFRKMGACKVLVGKDTRISGYMFESALEAGLTSAGADVMLLGPMPTPAIAYLARTFQAEAGIVISASHNPHDDNGIKFFSGKGTKLPDELELMIEELLDTPMTVVESSKIGKVSRINDASGRYIEFCKSSVPTGTSFSGLKIVIDCAHGATYKVAPSVFRELGAEVVVLSAQPNGLNINDNCGSTHMGQLQAAVLAEHADLGIAFDGDGDRVLMVDHTGAIVDGDELLFIIARDLHGRGKLQGGVVGTLMSNLGLELALAELSIPFIRANVGDRYVIAELLERNWLVGGENSGHIVCFNHTTTGDAIIAALQVLMALKTRNEGLAQTRQALRKCPQVLINVRFGGGESPLEHPAVKEASARVTQAMAGRGRVLLRKSGTEPLVRVMVEGEDETQVRTYAEELAKLVSEVSA
- the tpiA gene encoding triose-phosphate isomerase is translated as MRRPMVAGNWKMHGTRASVAELINGLRHLALPSGVDVAVFPPCLHINQVIDGLKGKSISVGAQNSAVESMQGALTGEIAPSQLVDAGCSLVLVGHSERRQIMGERDGMLNRKFAAAQACGLIPVLCVGETLEQREAGKTLEIVGRQLGSIIEELGVGAFAKAVIAYEPVWAIGTGLTATPQQAQDVHKAIREQLAAENSEVARGVRLLYGGSVKAANAVELFGMPDIDGGLIGGASLNADEFGAICRAAGN